A single genomic interval of Canis lupus dingo isolate Sandy chromosome 6, ASM325472v2, whole genome shotgun sequence harbors:
- the LOC112646254 gene encoding NXPE family member 3-like isoform X1: MREKSYSNATHIPILGNYLFRTGICSQSCFPSRDSVRSGVTVLITYQMSNKQLQDSTDLFIRQFKWHMTMVVGSVLAICILYIRVSWLDSTIPLPPQPHPAHKSSGSLPQELSDLTHLLHWPPTPGDGGDLLASTSPQTSTYHLRKTSQASYTLGGYLEAILIARDHRGRPKTHGGDLFRAQLLGPYLKAGVPGDIQDLENGTYLLSFPLLWAGQAQVQVRLIHSSEAVGVLRGIWRDQWAMVDFMGYFRGPTGYEEIVTCNVNPLLMGEEESTCHYRDEDSGELWFCARPPTLPCDSLVGHSSGHYWNVTTPHEEALLAWNVTDKVLPQDISPIWVAKESNKSLVLSPQQPCHPGIMGPKPSGFYHQAMWHSLSCSGRSFSTVDSILGCLAGHIIHMMGDSTLRQWWEYLRDTVPSLKPVDLHTTYQTGPLMAVETTRGIVLHWRAHSWPLRSLRTPVASLHSVVRELGGLAGGPHTVVVLGLGAHFTTFPPSAFVQRLAGIRAAVAALLAREPRTLVVIKLANTGYKSVYGSDWFTLQVNRLLRAAFADLRVAFVDAWEMTSSLGLPDRIHPGRLIIRNEVNLLLSFICPT, translated from the exons GTCTTGATCACATATCAGATGTCTAATAAACAACTCCAGGATTCCACAGACCTATTTATCAGACAGTTCAAGTGGCACATGACCATGGTTGTGGGATCAGTCCTTGCAATTTGT ATCTTGTACATCAGAGTTTCCTGGCTTGACAGCACCATTCCTCTGCCCCCACAGCCCCACCCAGCCCACAAGTCTTCTGGCTCTCTCCCTCAGGAGCTCTCAGACCTGACCCATCTTCTGCACTGGCCTCCCACCCCAGGAGATGGGGGAGACCTCTTAGCCTCCACCAGTCCCCAGACCTCCACCTACCACCTGAGGAAAACTTCTCAGGCCAGCTACACCCTGGGAGGCTACCTAGAGGCCATTCTTATTGCCAGAGACCACCGGGGCAGGCCCAAGACCCATGGTGGGGATCTGTTTCGAGCACAGCTGTTGGGTCCCTACCTGAAGGCAGGAGTTCCTGGGGATATACAGGATTTGGAGAATGGCACCTACCTGTTGTCCTTCCCCCTACTCTGGGCTGGACAGGCCCAGGTGCAAGTACGGCTGATCCACTCCAGTGAGGCAGTTGGGGTCCTGCGGGGAATCTGGAGAGACCAGTGGGCCATGGTTGATTTCATGGGCTATTTCCGAGGACCCACAGGATATGAAGAAATTGTGACTTGCAATGTTAACCCCCTGCTAATGGGGGAGGAAGAATCTACCTGTCACTACAGGGATGAAGATTCTGGTGAGCTCTGGTTCTGTGCTCGACCCCCTACCCTACCCTGTGACTCACTGGTAGGGCATTCAAGTGGACATTATTGGAATGTGACTACACCACACGAGGAGGCCCTACTGGCATG GAATGTGACAGACAAGGTCCTCCCTCAGGATATTTCGCCAATCTGGGTGGCCAAGGAGAGCAACAAGAGTCTGG TTCTGTCCCCTCAACAACCGtgccaccctgggatcatgggcCCAAAGCCCTCTGGCTTCTACCACCAAGCCATGTGGCACTCACTATCCTGCTCCGGCCGTTCCTTCTCAACCGTTGACAGCAtcctgggctgcctggctggccaCATCATCCACATGATGGGGGACTCCACGCTTCGGCAGTGGTGGGAGTACCTGCGTGACACCGTGCCCT CCCTGAAGCCTGTGGATCTACACACCACGTATCAGACGGGGCCCCTGATGGCAGTGGAGACCACTCGGGGCATAGTGCTGCACTGGCGGGCTCACAGCTGGCCCCTGCGCTCCCTGCGCACACCAGTGGCCTCCCTGCACTCTGTGGTCCGGGAGCTGGGGGGCCTGGCCGGGGGCCCCCACACAGTGGTGGTGCTGGGCCTGGGCGCCCACTTCACCACCTTTCCCCCATCTGCCTTTGTGCAACGACTTGCAGGGATCAGGGCTGCCGTGGCTGCACTGCTGGCCCGGGAGCCCCGCACTCTCGTGGTCATCAAGCTGGCCAACACTGGCTACAAGTCCGTGTATGGCAGTGACTGGTTCACCCTCCAGGTGAATCGGCTTCTCCGAGCTGCGTTTGCTGACCTCCGTGTGGCTTTTGTGGACGCCTGGGAAATGACCTCCAGTCTGGGCTTGCCCGACAGAATCCACCCAGGGCGGCTAATCATCCGCAATGAGGTCAACTTACTCCTGTCCTTCATTTGCCCCACTTGA
- the LOC112646254 gene encoding NXPE family member 3-like isoform X2: protein MSNKQLQDSTDLFIRQFKWHMTMVVGSVLAICILYIRVSWLDSTIPLPPQPHPAHKSSGSLPQELSDLTHLLHWPPTPGDGGDLLASTSPQTSTYHLRKTSQASYTLGGYLEAILIARDHRGRPKTHGGDLFRAQLLGPYLKAGVPGDIQDLENGTYLLSFPLLWAGQAQVQVRLIHSSEAVGVLRGIWRDQWAMVDFMGYFRGPTGYEEIVTCNVNPLLMGEEESTCHYRDEDSGELWFCARPPTLPCDSLVGHSSGHYWNVTTPHEEALLAWNVTDKVLPQDISPIWVAKESNKSLVLSPQQPCHPGIMGPKPSGFYHQAMWHSLSCSGRSFSTVDSILGCLAGHIIHMMGDSTLRQWWEYLRDTVPSLKPVDLHTTYQTGPLMAVETTRGIVLHWRAHSWPLRSLRTPVASLHSVVRELGGLAGGPHTVVVLGLGAHFTTFPPSAFVQRLAGIRAAVAALLAREPRTLVVIKLANTGYKSVYGSDWFTLQVNRLLRAAFADLRVAFVDAWEMTSSLGLPDRIHPGRLIIRNEVNLLLSFICPT, encoded by the exons ATGTCTAATAAACAACTCCAGGATTCCACAGACCTATTTATCAGACAGTTCAAGTGGCACATGACCATGGTTGTGGGATCAGTCCTTGCAATTTGT ATCTTGTACATCAGAGTTTCCTGGCTTGACAGCACCATTCCTCTGCCCCCACAGCCCCACCCAGCCCACAAGTCTTCTGGCTCTCTCCCTCAGGAGCTCTCAGACCTGACCCATCTTCTGCACTGGCCTCCCACCCCAGGAGATGGGGGAGACCTCTTAGCCTCCACCAGTCCCCAGACCTCCACCTACCACCTGAGGAAAACTTCTCAGGCCAGCTACACCCTGGGAGGCTACCTAGAGGCCATTCTTATTGCCAGAGACCACCGGGGCAGGCCCAAGACCCATGGTGGGGATCTGTTTCGAGCACAGCTGTTGGGTCCCTACCTGAAGGCAGGAGTTCCTGGGGATATACAGGATTTGGAGAATGGCACCTACCTGTTGTCCTTCCCCCTACTCTGGGCTGGACAGGCCCAGGTGCAAGTACGGCTGATCCACTCCAGTGAGGCAGTTGGGGTCCTGCGGGGAATCTGGAGAGACCAGTGGGCCATGGTTGATTTCATGGGCTATTTCCGAGGACCCACAGGATATGAAGAAATTGTGACTTGCAATGTTAACCCCCTGCTAATGGGGGAGGAAGAATCTACCTGTCACTACAGGGATGAAGATTCTGGTGAGCTCTGGTTCTGTGCTCGACCCCCTACCCTACCCTGTGACTCACTGGTAGGGCATTCAAGTGGACATTATTGGAATGTGACTACACCACACGAGGAGGCCCTACTGGCATG GAATGTGACAGACAAGGTCCTCCCTCAGGATATTTCGCCAATCTGGGTGGCCAAGGAGAGCAACAAGAGTCTGG TTCTGTCCCCTCAACAACCGtgccaccctgggatcatgggcCCAAAGCCCTCTGGCTTCTACCACCAAGCCATGTGGCACTCACTATCCTGCTCCGGCCGTTCCTTCTCAACCGTTGACAGCAtcctgggctgcctggctggccaCATCATCCACATGATGGGGGACTCCACGCTTCGGCAGTGGTGGGAGTACCTGCGTGACACCGTGCCCT CCCTGAAGCCTGTGGATCTACACACCACGTATCAGACGGGGCCCCTGATGGCAGTGGAGACCACTCGGGGCATAGTGCTGCACTGGCGGGCTCACAGCTGGCCCCTGCGCTCCCTGCGCACACCAGTGGCCTCCCTGCACTCTGTGGTCCGGGAGCTGGGGGGCCTGGCCGGGGGCCCCCACACAGTGGTGGTGCTGGGCCTGGGCGCCCACTTCACCACCTTTCCCCCATCTGCCTTTGTGCAACGACTTGCAGGGATCAGGGCTGCCGTGGCTGCACTGCTGGCCCGGGAGCCCCGCACTCTCGTGGTCATCAAGCTGGCCAACACTGGCTACAAGTCCGTGTATGGCAGTGACTGGTTCACCCTCCAGGTGAATCGGCTTCTCCGAGCTGCGTTTGCTGACCTCCGTGTGGCTTTTGTGGACGCCTGGGAAATGACCTCCAGTCTGGGCTTGCCCGACAGAATCCACCCAGGGCGGCTAATCATCCGCAATGAGGTCAACTTACTCCTGTCCTTCATTTGCCCCACTTGA